In Zingiber officinale cultivar Zhangliang chromosome 8B, Zo_v1.1, whole genome shotgun sequence, a single genomic region encodes these proteins:
- the LOC122014733 gene encoding filament-like plant protein 7 isoform X2, which produces MDNKTWLWKKKSLEKNIEKEKILELERHLEDLNEQLSSIRSESNAKDDLLTKQSRVSEEATAGWCKAEAETASFKQKLDDAVLQKKAAEERVADRDTALKECMQQLHITKEDQQFIVNNAAFKISREQEKVRTLEQKLSETNKRLTEVVVENGNLNRILEVKEDLFKEVSESKSKVEANLTEVSSRLDSSEKLNASLRYELCMLQKEIEIRNEERDYNNRSSNAAHRQNLESVKKIAKLETECQRLRVMVRKRLPGPTALAKMRSEVEILGNNSTETRKKRLGSMNEDFSLKNILPDDDVSSKGTFSFVDRLRTTEDENKILKESLIKKNNELQASHAMFARTAMKLSQVEKQLEELSKGQVCELARGSPLSCDIPLSSISEHGANDDSVSCAESSASALVSELEHFRSGKSTASSFRNARMSELSLMDDFVEMEKLAIVSADKYFESSSSVFGDNNSCVTTKDSCAGLDLSEATGKDLVLVKEANNETQFRYTAFENHPSWLQDILRVIIQKHHIVQKGFSVILNDVRVALDVLNYNIEGDRFTSKSSAQPCQSSLDESIRKLIELVEGIVQKNTKSNGLGMPSGDTKANATEQRYPSANGYVARSFLWENSELSAVLQNFISVCTELLCRKVDFEQFTAQVALTLEWIVNHCFSLQDVTDMKATIRKHLDADVTYPSKELDKLDSIEETDTTDGRKDENELLRYKIMSMDSRRKDLEAVLKTSTDKNETLMAQLRKSEVSITNLQLEFATLKESKGQIEDQIINQKLINEDLGTQLSIAKTELKEAYQKFSSLEVELEEKSNCCEELEAACLELQLQIESAASKEAPKYVLQQEEKQIQADCDIAAASEKLAACQETIVNLGKQLKALASPQDAPLFDKVISTPAAAKSKRRIQLVDHMRAEDQVTLQSPNTKEIICAEPPKPPTTATSKTQHSHEGSAKSIMNLSPVKSPASNHRGGTSAERLMIVPKKQKGGGMFLRKLLLRRKRERREPRCYDLAHK; this is translated from the exons TGAACAACTTTCATCTATTCGCTCTGAGTCCAATGCTAAAGATGATCTTTTGACAAAGCAATCCAGAGTATCTGAAGAAGCAACTGCAG GATGGTGTAAAGCAGAAGCAGAAACTGCTTCATTCAAACAAAAACTGGATGATGCTGTACTCCAAAAGAAAGCTGCGGAAGAAAGAGTAGCTGATAGAGATACAGCGTTGAAAGAATGCATGCAACAGCTACATATTACTAAAGAAGATCAACAGTTCATTGTTAACAATGCTGCCTTTAAGATATCGAGAGAGCAGGAGAAGGTTCGAACATTAGAACAGAAGTTATCGGAGACAAATAAGAGGCTTACTGAGGTAGTCGTTGAAAATGGCAACTTGAATAGAATTCTAGAGGTCAAAGAAGACTTATTCAAAGAAGTAAGCGAGTCGAAATCCAAGGTAGAAGCAAACCTCACGGAAGTGTCGAGTAGGCTTGATTCATCTGAGAAACTCAATGCTTCTTTAAGGTACGAGCTAtgcatgcttcaaaaagagattgaGATTCGAAATGAGGAGAGGGATTACAATAACAGATCCTCGAATGCTGCTCATAGGCAAAACCTAGAGAGTGTTAAGAAGATTGCAAAGTTAGAAACCGAGTGCCAAAGATTGCGTGTCATGGTCAGGAAGAGACTTCCGGGACCAACGGCTTTAGCTAAAATGCGGAGTGAGGTTGAAATTCTAGGTAATAATTCCACTGAAACAAGGAAGAAAAGGTTGGGTTCCATGAATGAAGATTTCAGCTTGAAGAATATTCTTCCTGATGACGACGTATCAAGCAAGGGCACCTTTTCATTTGTTGATAGACTACGCACCACTGAAGATGAGAACAAGATTCTCAAAGAATCATTGATCAAGAAAAACAATGAACTTCAGGCATCACATGCAATGTTTGCACGTACTGCAATGAAGCTATCACAGGTTGAGAAACAACTTGAAGAACTCTCGAAAGGACAAGTTTGTGAGCTAGCAAGGGGAAGTCCATTGTCTTGTGACATTCCTCTTTCATCGATTTCAGAGCATGGTGCGAATGATGACAGTGTCAGCTGTGCTGAATCGTCGGCTTCTGCTTTAGTTTCTGAGCTGGAACACTTCAGAAGTGGAAAATCAACTGCTTCATCATTCAGAAATGCCAGAATGTCAGAATTGAGTTTGATGGATGATTTTGTTGAGATGGAGAAACTTGCGATAGTCTCTGCAGACAAATATTTTGAAAGTTCATCGAGTGTGTTCGGTGATAATAATTCATGTGTGACGACTAAAGATTCTTGTGCAGGACTTGATTTATCAGAAGCAACCGGCAAGGACTTGGTTCTAGTTAAAGAAGCAAACAATGAGACGCAATTCAGGTACACTGCATTCGAAAATCACCCTAGTTGGCTTCAGGATATTCTGAGGGTCATCATACAAAAGCATCATATCGTGCAAAAAGGTTTTAGTGTCATTCTCAATGATGTTAGAGTTGCATTGGATGTCTTGAACTATAATATCGAAGGAGATCGTTTCACTAGCAAAAGCAGTGCCCAACCATGCCAGTCAAGCCTAGACGAATCAATTCGTAAACTTATTGAATTGGTTGAGGGAATTGTTCAGAAAAATACCAAAAGTAATGGACTAGGGATGCCATCTGGAGATACCAAAGCGAATGCTACTGAACAAAGATATCCTTCTGCAAATGGATATGTTGCCCGCTCATTTCTATGGGAAAATTCTGAACTTTCTGCTGTTCTACAGAATTTTATTTCGGTGTGTACTGAGTTGCTGTGCAGAAAGGTTGATTTTGAACAATTTACTGCTCAAGTAGCTTTGACTCTGGAGTGGATCGTAAACCATTGTTTTTCTCTTCAAGATGTTACAGACATGAAAGCAACAATAAGGAAACACTTGGATGCAGATGTGACTTATCCATCTAAGGAGTTGGATAAGTTAGATTCAATTGAAGAAACCGATACCACCGATGgaagaaaagatgaaaatgaactcCTGAGGTATAAGATCATGAGTATGGATTCAAGGAGGAAGGATTTGGAGGCAGTGCTAAAAACATCCACCGATAAGAATGAAACACTGATGGCTCAACTTAGGAAGTCAGAAGTGAGCATCACCAATTTACAGCTAGAATTTGCTACTCTTAAAGAATCGAAGGGGCAGATTGAAGACCAGATCATAAACCAaaaacttattaatgaagatcttGGGACACAGCTTTCAATTGCAAAGACTGAATTGAAAGAGGCATATCAAAAATTCTCATCCCTTGAAGTTGAACTTGAAGAAAAAAGCAATTGCTGTGAGGAATTGGAGGCAGCATGTCTCGAATTGCAGCTTCAAATTGAAAG TGCTGCATCCAAGGAAGCTCCAAAGTATGTCctgcaacaagaagaaaagcaaATCCAGGCA GACTGTGATATTGCTGCTGCTTCTGAAAAGCTTGCGGCTTGTCAGGAAACGATTGTAAACCTGGGGAAACAGTTGAAAGCATTGGCCTCACCACAAGATGCACCTTTATTCGACAAGGTCATATCCACTCCTGCCGCTGCAAAATCCAAACGCCGAATTCAGTTAGTTGATCATATGAGAGCAGAGGATCAGGTAACATTGCAATCTCCAAACACAAAGGAAATTATATGCGCTGAACCACCGAAACCACCAACAACTGCAACTTCTAAGACGCAACACTCGCACGAAGGTTCAGCAAAAAGTATCATGAATCTGTCACCAGTGAAGTCACCGGCTAGCAATCATAGAGGTGGAACTAGTGCCGAAAGGCTTATGATTGTACCAAAGAAACAAAAAGGAGGGGGTATGTTCCTGAGGAAGCTTCTTCTGCGACGAAAGAGAGAACGGCGAGAACCTCGATGCTATGATTTAGCTCACAAATAA
- the LOC122014733 gene encoding filament-like plant protein 7 isoform X3 — protein MDNKTWLWKKKSLEKNIEKEKILELERHLEDLNEQLSSIRSESNAKDDLLTKQSRVSEEATAEAETASFKQKLDDAVLQKKAAEERVADRDTALKECMQQLHITKEDQQFIVNNAAFKISREQEKVRTLEQKLSETNKRLTEVVVENGNLNRILEVKEDLFKEVSESKSKVEANLTEVSSRLDSSEKLNASLRYELCMLQKEIEIRNEERDYNNRSSNAAHRQNLESVKKIAKLETECQRLRVMVRKRLPGPTALAKMRSEVEILGNNSTETRKKRLGSMNEDFSLKNILPDDDVSSKGTFSFVDRLRTTEDENKILKESLIKKNNELQASHAMFARTAMKLSQVEKQLEELSKGQVCELARGSPLSCDIPLSSISEHGANDDSVSCAESSASALVSELEHFRSGKSTASSFRNARMSELSLMDDFVEMEKLAIVSADKYFESSSSVFGDNNSCVTTKDSCAGLDLSEATGKDLVLVKEANNETQFRYTAFENHPSWLQDILRVIIQKHHIVQKGFSVILNDVRVALDVLNYNIEGDRFTSKSSAQPCQSSLDESIRKLIELVEGIVQKNTKSNGLGMPSGDTKANATEQRYPSANGYVARSFLWENSELSAVLQNFISVCTELLCRKVDFEQFTAQVALTLEWIVNHCFSLQDVTDMKATIRKHLDADVTYPSKELDKLDSIEETDTTDGRKDENELLRYKIMSMDSRRKDLEAVLKTSTDKNETLMAQLRKSEVSITNLQLEFATLKESKGQIEDQIINQKLINEDLGTQLSIAKTELKEAYQKFSSLEVELEEKSNCCEELEAACLELQLQIESSAASKEAPKYVLQQEEKQIQADCDIAAASEKLAACQETIVNLGKQLKALASPQDAPLFDKVISTPAAAKSKRRIQLVDHMRAEDQVTLQSPNTKEIICAEPPKPPTTATSKTQHSHEGSAKSIMNLSPVKSPASNHRGGTSAERLMIVPKKQKGGGMFLRKLLLRRKRERREPRCYDLAHK, from the exons TGAACAACTTTCATCTATTCGCTCTGAGTCCAATGCTAAAGATGATCTTTTGACAAAGCAATCCAGAGTATCTGAAGAAGCAACTGCAG AAGCAGAAACTGCTTCATTCAAACAAAAACTGGATGATGCTGTACTCCAAAAGAAAGCTGCGGAAGAAAGAGTAGCTGATAGAGATACAGCGTTGAAAGAATGCATGCAACAGCTACATATTACTAAAGAAGATCAACAGTTCATTGTTAACAATGCTGCCTTTAAGATATCGAGAGAGCAGGAGAAGGTTCGAACATTAGAACAGAAGTTATCGGAGACAAATAAGAGGCTTACTGAGGTAGTCGTTGAAAATGGCAACTTGAATAGAATTCTAGAGGTCAAAGAAGACTTATTCAAAGAAGTAAGCGAGTCGAAATCCAAGGTAGAAGCAAACCTCACGGAAGTGTCGAGTAGGCTTGATTCATCTGAGAAACTCAATGCTTCTTTAAGGTACGAGCTAtgcatgcttcaaaaagagattgaGATTCGAAATGAGGAGAGGGATTACAATAACAGATCCTCGAATGCTGCTCATAGGCAAAACCTAGAGAGTGTTAAGAAGATTGCAAAGTTAGAAACCGAGTGCCAAAGATTGCGTGTCATGGTCAGGAAGAGACTTCCGGGACCAACGGCTTTAGCTAAAATGCGGAGTGAGGTTGAAATTCTAGGTAATAATTCCACTGAAACAAGGAAGAAAAGGTTGGGTTCCATGAATGAAGATTTCAGCTTGAAGAATATTCTTCCTGATGACGACGTATCAAGCAAGGGCACCTTTTCATTTGTTGATAGACTACGCACCACTGAAGATGAGAACAAGATTCTCAAAGAATCATTGATCAAGAAAAACAATGAACTTCAGGCATCACATGCAATGTTTGCACGTACTGCAATGAAGCTATCACAGGTTGAGAAACAACTTGAAGAACTCTCGAAAGGACAAGTTTGTGAGCTAGCAAGGGGAAGTCCATTGTCTTGTGACATTCCTCTTTCATCGATTTCAGAGCATGGTGCGAATGATGACAGTGTCAGCTGTGCTGAATCGTCGGCTTCTGCTTTAGTTTCTGAGCTGGAACACTTCAGAAGTGGAAAATCAACTGCTTCATCATTCAGAAATGCCAGAATGTCAGAATTGAGTTTGATGGATGATTTTGTTGAGATGGAGAAACTTGCGATAGTCTCTGCAGACAAATATTTTGAAAGTTCATCGAGTGTGTTCGGTGATAATAATTCATGTGTGACGACTAAAGATTCTTGTGCAGGACTTGATTTATCAGAAGCAACCGGCAAGGACTTGGTTCTAGTTAAAGAAGCAAACAATGAGACGCAATTCAGGTACACTGCATTCGAAAATCACCCTAGTTGGCTTCAGGATATTCTGAGGGTCATCATACAAAAGCATCATATCGTGCAAAAAGGTTTTAGTGTCATTCTCAATGATGTTAGAGTTGCATTGGATGTCTTGAACTATAATATCGAAGGAGATCGTTTCACTAGCAAAAGCAGTGCCCAACCATGCCAGTCAAGCCTAGACGAATCAATTCGTAAACTTATTGAATTGGTTGAGGGAATTGTTCAGAAAAATACCAAAAGTAATGGACTAGGGATGCCATCTGGAGATACCAAAGCGAATGCTACTGAACAAAGATATCCTTCTGCAAATGGATATGTTGCCCGCTCATTTCTATGGGAAAATTCTGAACTTTCTGCTGTTCTACAGAATTTTATTTCGGTGTGTACTGAGTTGCTGTGCAGAAAGGTTGATTTTGAACAATTTACTGCTCAAGTAGCTTTGACTCTGGAGTGGATCGTAAACCATTGTTTTTCTCTTCAAGATGTTACAGACATGAAAGCAACAATAAGGAAACACTTGGATGCAGATGTGACTTATCCATCTAAGGAGTTGGATAAGTTAGATTCAATTGAAGAAACCGATACCACCGATGgaagaaaagatgaaaatgaactcCTGAGGTATAAGATCATGAGTATGGATTCAAGGAGGAAGGATTTGGAGGCAGTGCTAAAAACATCCACCGATAAGAATGAAACACTGATGGCTCAACTTAGGAAGTCAGAAGTGAGCATCACCAATTTACAGCTAGAATTTGCTACTCTTAAAGAATCGAAGGGGCAGATTGAAGACCAGATCATAAACCAaaaacttattaatgaagatcttGGGACACAGCTTTCAATTGCAAAGACTGAATTGAAAGAGGCATATCAAAAATTCTCATCCCTTGAAGTTGAACTTGAAGAAAAAAGCAATTGCTGTGAGGAATTGGAGGCAGCATGTCTCGAATTGCAGCTTCAAATTGAAAG CAGTGCTGCATCCAAGGAAGCTCCAAAGTATGTCctgcaacaagaagaaaagcaaATCCAGGCA GACTGTGATATTGCTGCTGCTTCTGAAAAGCTTGCGGCTTGTCAGGAAACGATTGTAAACCTGGGGAAACAGTTGAAAGCATTGGCCTCACCACAAGATGCACCTTTATTCGACAAGGTCATATCCACTCCTGCCGCTGCAAAATCCAAACGCCGAATTCAGTTAGTTGATCATATGAGAGCAGAGGATCAGGTAACATTGCAATCTCCAAACACAAAGGAAATTATATGCGCTGAACCACCGAAACCACCAACAACTGCAACTTCTAAGACGCAACACTCGCACGAAGGTTCAGCAAAAAGTATCATGAATCTGTCACCAGTGAAGTCACCGGCTAGCAATCATAGAGGTGGAACTAGTGCCGAAAGGCTTATGATTGTACCAAAGAAACAAAAAGGAGGGGGTATGTTCCTGAGGAAGCTTCTTCTGCGACGAAAGAGAGAACGGCGAGAACCTCGATGCTATGATTTAGCTCACAAATAA
- the LOC122014733 gene encoding filament-like plant protein 7 isoform X1 — MDNKTWLWKKKSLEKNIEKEKILELERHLEDLNEQLSSIRSESNAKDDLLTKQSRVSEEATAGWCKAEAETASFKQKLDDAVLQKKAAEERVADRDTALKECMQQLHITKEDQQFIVNNAAFKISREQEKVRTLEQKLSETNKRLTEVVVENGNLNRILEVKEDLFKEVSESKSKVEANLTEVSSRLDSSEKLNASLRYELCMLQKEIEIRNEERDYNNRSSNAAHRQNLESVKKIAKLETECQRLRVMVRKRLPGPTALAKMRSEVEILGNNSTETRKKRLGSMNEDFSLKNILPDDDVSSKGTFSFVDRLRTTEDENKILKESLIKKNNELQASHAMFARTAMKLSQVEKQLEELSKGQVCELARGSPLSCDIPLSSISEHGANDDSVSCAESSASALVSELEHFRSGKSTASSFRNARMSELSLMDDFVEMEKLAIVSADKYFESSSSVFGDNNSCVTTKDSCAGLDLSEATGKDLVLVKEANNETQFRYTAFENHPSWLQDILRVIIQKHHIVQKGFSVILNDVRVALDVLNYNIEGDRFTSKSSAQPCQSSLDESIRKLIELVEGIVQKNTKSNGLGMPSGDTKANATEQRYPSANGYVARSFLWENSELSAVLQNFISVCTELLCRKVDFEQFTAQVALTLEWIVNHCFSLQDVTDMKATIRKHLDADVTYPSKELDKLDSIEETDTTDGRKDENELLRYKIMSMDSRRKDLEAVLKTSTDKNETLMAQLRKSEVSITNLQLEFATLKESKGQIEDQIINQKLINEDLGTQLSIAKTELKEAYQKFSSLEVELEEKSNCCEELEAACLELQLQIESSAASKEAPKYVLQQEEKQIQADCDIAAASEKLAACQETIVNLGKQLKALASPQDAPLFDKVISTPAAAKSKRRIQLVDHMRAEDQVTLQSPNTKEIICAEPPKPPTTATSKTQHSHEGSAKSIMNLSPVKSPASNHRGGTSAERLMIVPKKQKGGGMFLRKLLLRRKRERREPRCYDLAHK; from the exons TGAACAACTTTCATCTATTCGCTCTGAGTCCAATGCTAAAGATGATCTTTTGACAAAGCAATCCAGAGTATCTGAAGAAGCAACTGCAG GATGGTGTAAAGCAGAAGCAGAAACTGCTTCATTCAAACAAAAACTGGATGATGCTGTACTCCAAAAGAAAGCTGCGGAAGAAAGAGTAGCTGATAGAGATACAGCGTTGAAAGAATGCATGCAACAGCTACATATTACTAAAGAAGATCAACAGTTCATTGTTAACAATGCTGCCTTTAAGATATCGAGAGAGCAGGAGAAGGTTCGAACATTAGAACAGAAGTTATCGGAGACAAATAAGAGGCTTACTGAGGTAGTCGTTGAAAATGGCAACTTGAATAGAATTCTAGAGGTCAAAGAAGACTTATTCAAAGAAGTAAGCGAGTCGAAATCCAAGGTAGAAGCAAACCTCACGGAAGTGTCGAGTAGGCTTGATTCATCTGAGAAACTCAATGCTTCTTTAAGGTACGAGCTAtgcatgcttcaaaaagagattgaGATTCGAAATGAGGAGAGGGATTACAATAACAGATCCTCGAATGCTGCTCATAGGCAAAACCTAGAGAGTGTTAAGAAGATTGCAAAGTTAGAAACCGAGTGCCAAAGATTGCGTGTCATGGTCAGGAAGAGACTTCCGGGACCAACGGCTTTAGCTAAAATGCGGAGTGAGGTTGAAATTCTAGGTAATAATTCCACTGAAACAAGGAAGAAAAGGTTGGGTTCCATGAATGAAGATTTCAGCTTGAAGAATATTCTTCCTGATGACGACGTATCAAGCAAGGGCACCTTTTCATTTGTTGATAGACTACGCACCACTGAAGATGAGAACAAGATTCTCAAAGAATCATTGATCAAGAAAAACAATGAACTTCAGGCATCACATGCAATGTTTGCACGTACTGCAATGAAGCTATCACAGGTTGAGAAACAACTTGAAGAACTCTCGAAAGGACAAGTTTGTGAGCTAGCAAGGGGAAGTCCATTGTCTTGTGACATTCCTCTTTCATCGATTTCAGAGCATGGTGCGAATGATGACAGTGTCAGCTGTGCTGAATCGTCGGCTTCTGCTTTAGTTTCTGAGCTGGAACACTTCAGAAGTGGAAAATCAACTGCTTCATCATTCAGAAATGCCAGAATGTCAGAATTGAGTTTGATGGATGATTTTGTTGAGATGGAGAAACTTGCGATAGTCTCTGCAGACAAATATTTTGAAAGTTCATCGAGTGTGTTCGGTGATAATAATTCATGTGTGACGACTAAAGATTCTTGTGCAGGACTTGATTTATCAGAAGCAACCGGCAAGGACTTGGTTCTAGTTAAAGAAGCAAACAATGAGACGCAATTCAGGTACACTGCATTCGAAAATCACCCTAGTTGGCTTCAGGATATTCTGAGGGTCATCATACAAAAGCATCATATCGTGCAAAAAGGTTTTAGTGTCATTCTCAATGATGTTAGAGTTGCATTGGATGTCTTGAACTATAATATCGAAGGAGATCGTTTCACTAGCAAAAGCAGTGCCCAACCATGCCAGTCAAGCCTAGACGAATCAATTCGTAAACTTATTGAATTGGTTGAGGGAATTGTTCAGAAAAATACCAAAAGTAATGGACTAGGGATGCCATCTGGAGATACCAAAGCGAATGCTACTGAACAAAGATATCCTTCTGCAAATGGATATGTTGCCCGCTCATTTCTATGGGAAAATTCTGAACTTTCTGCTGTTCTACAGAATTTTATTTCGGTGTGTACTGAGTTGCTGTGCAGAAAGGTTGATTTTGAACAATTTACTGCTCAAGTAGCTTTGACTCTGGAGTGGATCGTAAACCATTGTTTTTCTCTTCAAGATGTTACAGACATGAAAGCAACAATAAGGAAACACTTGGATGCAGATGTGACTTATCCATCTAAGGAGTTGGATAAGTTAGATTCAATTGAAGAAACCGATACCACCGATGgaagaaaagatgaaaatgaactcCTGAGGTATAAGATCATGAGTATGGATTCAAGGAGGAAGGATTTGGAGGCAGTGCTAAAAACATCCACCGATAAGAATGAAACACTGATGGCTCAACTTAGGAAGTCAGAAGTGAGCATCACCAATTTACAGCTAGAATTTGCTACTCTTAAAGAATCGAAGGGGCAGATTGAAGACCAGATCATAAACCAaaaacttattaatgaagatcttGGGACACAGCTTTCAATTGCAAAGACTGAATTGAAAGAGGCATATCAAAAATTCTCATCCCTTGAAGTTGAACTTGAAGAAAAAAGCAATTGCTGTGAGGAATTGGAGGCAGCATGTCTCGAATTGCAGCTTCAAATTGAAAG CAGTGCTGCATCCAAGGAAGCTCCAAAGTATGTCctgcaacaagaagaaaagcaaATCCAGGCA GACTGTGATATTGCTGCTGCTTCTGAAAAGCTTGCGGCTTGTCAGGAAACGATTGTAAACCTGGGGAAACAGTTGAAAGCATTGGCCTCACCACAAGATGCACCTTTATTCGACAAGGTCATATCCACTCCTGCCGCTGCAAAATCCAAACGCCGAATTCAGTTAGTTGATCATATGAGAGCAGAGGATCAGGTAACATTGCAATCTCCAAACACAAAGGAAATTATATGCGCTGAACCACCGAAACCACCAACAACTGCAACTTCTAAGACGCAACACTCGCACGAAGGTTCAGCAAAAAGTATCATGAATCTGTCACCAGTGAAGTCACCGGCTAGCAATCATAGAGGTGGAACTAGTGCCGAAAGGCTTATGATTGTACCAAAGAAACAAAAAGGAGGGGGTATGTTCCTGAGGAAGCTTCTTCTGCGACGAAAGAGAGAACGGCGAGAACCTCGATGCTATGATTTAGCTCACAAATAA